One Roseomonas gilardii subsp. gilardii genomic region harbors:
- a CDS encoding ligase-associated DNA damage response exonuclease, producing MRVTPLGLYCEPGDFHIDPSRPVPRAVISHGHADHARPGHGAVLATAETLAIMEARFGEGNAGRERQALSYGEALTHRGVRVTLVPAGHVLGSAQIVLEWRGSRIVVSGDYKRRHDPTCAGFEPVTCDVFVTEATFALPVFRHPDASQEIARLLKSLALFPERAHVVGAYALGKTQRIIALLRQAGYDRPIHLHGALWNLCALYERLGIPLGPLEPVPKGLKRGHPPILAGEIVLAPPSAEATPWSRRMADPVTCAASGWMTVRQRARLRGVELPLVISDHADWDELLATCAEVQAPEVWVTHGRDDALIHTLSLRGVRGRALHLIGREEDDDAPEAVPPGEAVPEEAMPEVAPLPAGGGFAADASAGDVAR from the coding sequence ATGCGCGTCACACCGCTGGGCCTCTATTGCGAGCCCGGCGATTTCCACATCGACCCGTCCCGCCCCGTCCCCCGCGCGGTGATCAGCCATGGCCATGCCGACCATGCGCGCCCCGGCCATGGCGCCGTGCTCGCCACGGCAGAAACCCTGGCGATCATGGAGGCCCGCTTCGGCGAGGGGAATGCGGGGCGCGAGCGGCAGGCGCTGAGCTATGGCGAGGCCCTGACCCATCGCGGCGTGCGCGTCACCCTGGTTCCGGCCGGGCATGTGCTGGGCTCGGCGCAGATCGTGCTGGAATGGCGCGGCAGCCGCATCGTCGTCTCGGGCGACTACAAGCGCCGCCACGACCCGACCTGCGCGGGCTTCGAGCCGGTGACCTGCGACGTCTTCGTCACCGAGGCCACCTTCGCCCTGCCGGTCTTCCGCCACCCCGATGCCTCGCAGGAGATCGCCCGGCTGCTGAAGAGCCTCGCCCTCTTCCCGGAACGGGCCCATGTCGTGGGTGCCTATGCGCTGGGCAAGACGCAGCGGATCATCGCCCTGCTGCGGCAGGCAGGCTACGACCGGCCCATCCACCTGCATGGCGCGCTCTGGAACCTCTGCGCCCTTTATGAGCGCCTCGGCATCCCGCTCGGCCCGCTGGAGCCGGTGCCCAAGGGACTCAAGCGCGGCCATCCGCCGATCCTGGCCGGCGAGATCGTGCTGGCGCCGCCTTCCGCCGAGGCCACGCCCTGGTCGCGCCGCATGGCCGATCCGGTGACCTGCGCCGCCTCCGGCTGGATGACGGTGCGCCAGCGCGCCCGGCTGCGCGGCGTGGAACTGCCCCTGGTCATCAGCGACCATGCCGACTGGGACGAGTTGCTGGCCACCTGCGCGGAGGTCCAGGCCCCCGAGGTCTGGGTCACCCATGGGCGCGACGATGCGCTGATCCATACCCTGTCCCTGCGCGGCGTGCGGGGCCGCGCCCTGCACCTGATCGGCCGCGAGGAGGATGACGACGCCCCGGAAGCCGTTCCTCCAGGGGAGGCCGTGCCGGAGGAAGCCATGCCGGAGGTGGCCCCGCTGCCCGCCGGTGGCGGCTTCGCCGCGGATGCCTCCGCCGGGGATGTGGCCCGATGA
- a CDS encoding cisplatin damage response ATP-dependent DNA ligase, with amino-acid sequence MSLPAFAELLERLVFTPGRLAKLALIRRWFDEQPDPERGVGLAALTGELVFSAAKPSVIRALVAERTDPVLLALSQDYVGDFAETVALIWPEKPGTNAPPPMLSEVVEGLELASRAEVPRLIETWLDSLDGTGRFALIKLVTGALRVGVSARLARVALAEWAGRSVEEIEEVWHGVAPPYIPIFRWLEGREPRPDPRDAPVFRPLMLAHPLEEADLGAIEAAPEDWRAEWKWDGIRVQLAASPGGVRLWSRTGEDVSGAFPELLQDLRFHATLDGELLVMRDGVVAPFADLQQRLNRKVITPRMQRDFPVAVRLYDLLLEGEEDLRPLPFATRRDRLEAWFTRHRPAGMDLSPLVAFSSLRHLAELREGARAASIEGLMLKRADSPYVAGRVKGLWWKWKRAPLTVDAVLMYAQRGHGKRSSYYSDYTFGLWRAAEDGTEELVPVGKAYSGYTDQELVWLDRWIREHTTGRFGPVREVEKALVLEVIFDAAQLSGRHRSGVAMRFPRIARIRRDKPALEADRLETLLAMVENRAEAVD; translated from the coding sequence ATGAGCCTGCCCGCCTTCGCGGAGCTGCTGGAACGCCTGGTCTTCACTCCGGGACGCCTCGCCAAGCTCGCCCTGATCCGCCGCTGGTTCGACGAGCAGCCCGACCCCGAGCGCGGCGTCGGCCTTGCCGCCCTGACCGGCGAGCTGGTCTTCAGCGCCGCCAAGCCCTCGGTGATCCGCGCTCTGGTGGCGGAACGCACCGATCCCGTGCTCCTCGCCCTGTCGCAGGACTATGTCGGCGATTTCGCCGAGACGGTGGCGCTGATCTGGCCGGAGAAACCCGGCACCAACGCGCCGCCGCCGATGCTGAGCGAGGTGGTGGAGGGGCTGGAGCTCGCCTCCCGCGCCGAGGTGCCGCGCCTGATCGAGACCTGGCTGGACAGCCTCGACGGCACCGGGCGCTTCGCGCTGATCAAGCTCGTCACCGGCGCCCTGCGCGTCGGCGTCAGCGCCCGCCTCGCCCGCGTGGCGCTGGCCGAATGGGCCGGCCGGAGCGTGGAGGAGATCGAGGAGGTCTGGCACGGTGTCGCCCCGCCCTACATCCCGATCTTCCGCTGGCTGGAAGGGCGCGAGCCGAGACCGGACCCCAGGGATGCCCCGGTCTTCCGCCCGCTGATGCTGGCCCATCCGCTGGAGGAGGCCGATCTCGGCGCCATCGAGGCCGCGCCGGAGGACTGGCGCGCCGAATGGAAATGGGACGGCATCCGCGTGCAGCTCGCCGCCAGTCCGGGCGGCGTCCGGCTCTGGTCGCGCACCGGCGAGGATGTCTCGGGCGCCTTCCCGGAACTGCTGCAGGACCTCCGCTTCCACGCCACGCTGGATGGCGAGCTGCTGGTGATGCGGGATGGCGTCGTCGCCCCTTTCGCCGATTTGCAGCAGCGGCTGAACCGCAAGGTGATCACGCCGAGGATGCAGCGCGACTTCCCGGTCGCCGTGCGGCTCTATGACCTGCTCCTGGAGGGCGAGGAGGATCTGCGCCCCCTCCCCTTCGCCACGCGGCGCGACCGGCTGGAGGCATGGTTCACGCGGCACCGGCCGGCGGGGATGGATCTGTCGCCGCTGGTCGCCTTCTCCTCCCTGCGCCATCTGGCCGAGTTGCGGGAGGGCGCGCGCGCCGCCTCGATCGAGGGGCTGATGCTCAAGCGCGCCGACAGCCCCTATGTCGCCGGCCGCGTGAAGGGCCTGTGGTGGAAGTGGAAGCGCGCGCCGCTCACCGTGGATGCGGTGCTGATGTACGCCCAGCGTGGGCACGGCAAGCGGTCGAGCTACTACTCGGACTACACGTTCGGCCTCTGGCGCGCCGCGGAGGACGGGACGGAGGAGCTGGTGCCCGTCGGCAAGGCCTATTCCGGCTACACGGACCAGGAACTGGTCTGGCTCGACCGCTGGATCCGCGAGCACACCACCGGCCGTTTCGGCCCGGTGCGGGAGGTGGAGAAGGCGCTCGTGCTGGAGGTCATCTTCGATGCCGCACAGCTTTCGGGGCGGCATCGTTCCGGCGTCGCCATGCGCTTCCCCCGCATCGCCCGCATCCGGCGCGACAAGCCGGCCCTGGAGGCGGACCGGCTGGAGACGCTGCTGGCCATGGTGGAGAACCGGGCCGAGGCCGTGGACTGA
- a CDS encoding NADP-dependent isocitrate dehydrogenase, producing the protein MAKIKVKTPVVELDGDEMTRIIWGFIKDRLILPYLDIDLKYYDLGIEHRDQTDDQVTVDAANAIKQYGVGVKCATITPDEARVKEFGLKKMWKSPNGTIRNILDGTIFREPIICQNVPRLVPHWSKPIVVGRHAYGDIYRAVEMKVPGPGKVTMTYTPEGGEPQEIGDFPFKGTGVAMMQHNLGSSIEGFARASFNYGLARNFPVYLSTKNTILKAYDGTFKDTFQAIFDKEFKAEFDKRGLTYEHRLIDDMVAAALKWEGGYVWACKNYDGDVESDIVAQGFGSLGLMTSVLLAPDGNTVESEAAHGTVTRHFREHQKGRDTSTNPIASIFAWTRGLAYRGRFDGTQDLVDFANALEQVCVETVESGHMTKDLAILIGKDQPWLNTQAFLAKLDENLKKKMG; encoded by the coding sequence ATGGCCAAGATCAAGGTGAAGACCCCCGTCGTCGAGCTCGACGGGGATGAGATGACCCGCATCATCTGGGGGTTCATCAAGGACCGCCTGATCCTCCCCTATCTCGACATCGACCTGAAGTACTACGACCTCGGCATCGAGCATCGTGACCAGACCGACGACCAGGTGACGGTGGACGCCGCCAACGCCATCAAGCAGTACGGCGTCGGCGTGAAGTGCGCGACCATCACCCCGGACGAGGCGCGGGTGAAGGAGTTCGGCCTGAAGAAGATGTGGAAGTCCCCGAACGGGACCATCCGCAACATCCTCGACGGCACCATCTTCCGCGAGCCGATCATCTGCCAGAACGTGCCCCGCCTGGTGCCGCACTGGAGCAAGCCGATCGTGGTCGGCCGCCATGCCTATGGCGACATCTACCGCGCCGTCGAGATGAAGGTGCCCGGCCCCGGCAAGGTCACGATGACCTACACGCCCGAGGGTGGCGAGCCGCAGGAGATCGGCGACTTCCCGTTCAAGGGCACGGGCGTCGCGATGATGCAGCACAATCTCGGCTCCTCGATCGAGGGCTTCGCCCGCGCCTCCTTCAACTATGGCCTGGCGCGCAACTTCCCGGTCTATCTCTCCACCAAGAACACGATCCTGAAGGCCTATGACGGCACCTTCAAGGACACGTTCCAGGCGATCTTCGACAAGGAGTTCAAGGCCGAGTTCGACAAGCGCGGCCTGACCTACGAGCACCGGCTGATCGACGACATGGTGGCCGCCGCGCTGAAGTGGGAAGGCGGCTATGTCTGGGCCTGCAAGAACTATGACGGCGACGTGGAGTCCGACATCGTGGCGCAGGGCTTCGGCTCGCTCGGCCTGATGACCTCGGTGCTGCTGGCGCCGGACGGCAACACGGTGGAATCCGAGGCCGCGCACGGCACGGTGACGCGCCACTTCCGCGAGCACCAGAAGGGCCGCGACACCTCCACCAACCCGATCGCCTCGATCTTCGCCTGGACGCGCGGCCTTGCCTATCGCGGCCGCTTCGACGGGACGCAGGATCTGGTGGACTTCGCCAATGCCCTGGAGCAGGTCTGCGTCGAGACGGTGGAATCCGGCCACATGACCAAGGACCTCGCCATCCTGATCGGCAAGGACCAGCCCTGGCTGAACACCCAGGCCTTCCTCGCCAAGCTGGACGAGAACCTGAAGAAGAAGATGGGCTGA
- a CDS encoding SDR family oxidoreductase: MSQDGHDPYAMRDPRQQYPRPPFPRQPQDAPGEVRRMEPMPDHGENSYRGSGRLTDRKALITGADSGIGRAAAIAFAREGADVAIGYLPSEEADAREVAKQVEAAGRKAVLLPGDVSEEAFCGRLVADAVAQLGGLDILVNNAGKQTAVKAIAELTTEQFDATFRTNVYAMFWITKAALPHMPPGAAIINTTSIQAMNPSPSLLDYAPTKAAIMNFTKALAKQVAEKGIRVNAVAPGPFWTPLQPSGGQPQEKIEEFGSQTVFGRPGQPAELAAAYVLLASQEGSYMTGEVIGATGGSTPF; encoded by the coding sequence ATGAGCCAGGACGGCCACGACCCCTACGCGATGCGCGACCCGCGCCAGCAGTATCCCCGCCCGCCCTTCCCACGGCAGCCGCAGGACGCGCCCGGCGAGGTCCGCCGCATGGAGCCGATGCCCGACCATGGCGAGAACAGCTATCGCGGCAGCGGCCGCCTGACGGACCGCAAGGCGCTGATCACGGGCGCCGATTCCGGCATCGGCCGCGCCGCCGCCATCGCCTTCGCGCGGGAGGGCGCGGATGTCGCGATCGGCTACCTGCCCAGCGAGGAAGCGGATGCGCGCGAGGTGGCGAAGCAGGTCGAGGCCGCCGGGCGCAAGGCCGTGCTCCTGCCGGGCGACGTGTCGGAGGAGGCGTTCTGCGGGAGGCTGGTGGCCGATGCGGTCGCGCAGCTCGGCGGGCTGGACATCCTGGTGAACAACGCGGGCAAGCAGACCGCGGTGAAGGCCATCGCCGAACTGACGACCGAGCAGTTCGACGCCACCTTCAGGACCAATGTCTATGCGATGTTCTGGATCACCAAGGCCGCGCTGCCGCACATGCCGCCCGGGGCGGCGATCATCAACACGACCTCGATCCAGGCGATGAACCCGTCCCCCTCGCTGCTGGACTATGCCCCCACCAAGGCCGCGATCATGAACTTCACCAAGGCCCTGGCGAAGCAGGTGGCGGAGAAGGGCATCCGCGTGAATGCCGTGGCGCCCGGCCCCTTCTGGACGCCCCTGCAACCCTCCGGCGGGCAGCCGCAGGAGAAGATCGAGGAGTTCGGCAGCCAGACCGTCTTCGGCCGCCCCGGCCAGCCGGCCGAACTCGCCGCGGCCTATGTGCTGCTCGCCTCGCAGGAAGGCAGCTACATGACCGGCGAGGTGATCGGCGCCACGGGCGGCAGCACGCCCTTCTGA
- a CDS encoding ABC transporter substrate-binding protein: MKRRDLASASLALLGSPLLARHALAQGAVSGESKPLVMAIGGAIQSIDPHFFSATPNHTVANHIFSRLMERDRKGNPIPGLALSWTPVSETEWEFKLRPGVKWHDGQDFTADDAIFTFARARDVPNSPGGLGPYLSSIAEAKAPDPLTLRVITRGPAPLLPRQLQQVHIVSRHVGEGATTDQYNSGKAAIGTGPYKFVRYVPGDRLELARNEEYWGTKPEWTQVTLRQITNPGARVAALLSGDVGIIDTPPAGACRACAIPPRLWWRRRPACA, encoded by the coding sequence ATGAAGCGCCGCGACCTCGCTTCCGCCTCCCTTGCCCTTCTGGGTTCCCCGCTTCTCGCCCGCCATGCCCTGGCCCAGGGTGCCGTTTCCGGCGAGAGCAAGCCGCTGGTCATGGCCATCGGCGGCGCGATCCAGTCGATCGACCCGCATTTCTTCTCCGCGACGCCCAACCACACCGTCGCGAACCACATCTTCAGCCGCCTGATGGAACGGGACCGCAAGGGCAATCCGATCCCCGGCCTGGCCCTGTCCTGGACGCCGGTCTCGGAGACCGAGTGGGAGTTCAAGCTCCGCCCTGGGGTGAAGTGGCATGACGGCCAGGATTTCACCGCCGACGACGCGATCTTCACCTTCGCCCGCGCCCGGGACGTGCCCAACAGCCCCGGCGGCCTCGGGCCCTACCTCTCCTCCATCGCCGAGGCGAAGGCGCCCGACCCGCTGACGCTCCGCGTCATCACCCGGGGCCCGGCACCTCTCCTGCCGCGCCAGTTGCAGCAGGTCCATATCGTCTCCCGCCATGTCGGCGAGGGCGCGACCACGGACCAGTACAACAGTGGCAAGGCCGCCATCGGCACCGGCCCCTACAAGTTCGTCCGCTACGTGCCCGGGGACCGGCTGGAGCTGGCCCGCAACGAGGAATACTGGGGCACGAAGCCGGAATGGACCCAGGTGACGCTGCGGCAGATCACCAATCCCGGGGCGCGCGTCGCGGCGCTGCTGTCCGGCGATGTCGGCATCATCGACACGCCGCCGGCCGGCGCCTGCCGCGCCTGCGCAATTCCCCCCAGGTTGTGGTGGAGACGGCGCCCGGCCTGCGCCTGA
- a CDS encoding ABC transporter substrate-binding protein: protein METAPGLRLIYLGPDFSHATNPPEVTTKDGKPFDKSPLLDQRVRRALNIAINRQALADRVMQGMATPTGQWMPQGSFGYAPGVPVPPYAPEDARKLLAEAGFPEGFRITLRTPNDRYPNDAETAQAVAQMWTRIGVQTRIEAMPWSAYVPRATRQEYSMCLWGWSSSTGEGSNVMNSVLSTYNREKGRGSSNDGRYSNPEFDALTDEVLSTIDDAKREALIQKGVAMAMGDVALIPLVILTNAWATRKGLTYTAGSSEMTLAMDVRSA, encoded by the coding sequence GTGGAGACGGCGCCCGGCCTGCGCCTGATCTATCTGGGCCCGGACTTCTCGCACGCCACCAACCCGCCCGAGGTGACGACCAAGGACGGCAAGCCCTTCGACAAGAGCCCGCTCCTCGACCAGCGGGTGCGCCGGGCGCTGAACATCGCCATCAACCGCCAGGCCCTGGCCGACCGGGTGATGCAGGGCATGGCGACCCCCACCGGGCAGTGGATGCCGCAGGGCAGCTTCGGCTATGCCCCCGGCGTGCCGGTGCCCCCCTATGCGCCGGAGGATGCGCGGAAGCTGCTGGCCGAGGCCGGCTTCCCCGAGGGGTTCCGCATCACCCTCCGCACCCCCAACGACCGCTATCCGAACGATGCCGAGACGGCGCAGGCGGTGGCGCAGATGTGGACGCGGATCGGGGTGCAGACCCGCATCGAGGCCATGCCCTGGAGTGCCTATGTCCCCCGCGCCACGCGGCAGGAATACTCCATGTGCCTCTGGGGCTGGTCGAGCAGCACCGGCGAGGGCAGCAACGTCATGAACAGCGTGCTCAGCACCTATAACAGGGAGAAGGGCCGCGGTTCCTCCAATGACGGCCGCTATTCCAACCCGGAATTCGACGCCCTGACCGACGAGGTGCTGTCCACCATCGACGATGCGAAGCGCGAGGCCCTGATCCAGAAGGGCGTGGCCATGGCGATGGGCGACGTGGCGCTGATCCCGCTCGTCATCCTCACCAATGCCTGGGCGACGCGGAAGGGGCTGACCTATACGGCCGGGTCCAGTGAAATGACCCTGGCCATGGATGTGCGTTCCGCCTGA